In Alkalihalobacterium alkalinitrilicum, a genomic segment contains:
- a CDS encoding glutathionylspermidine synthase family protein produces the protein MLPYKSLTEPFEPSAYLKRWEELERKVAAKGFTWASLYENYEDNQYMSDSLLIVPPSLVRELENASRAVHDIFRKTYEQMSKDRSIVHKTGISVFLWDLLFKGGKSAFSYFTRYDFIASAGGLKVIEGNTDTPVGIVEAAIAQDIICKEHKSVNPNERIAANIKNAWDQIIRDYNIASSDTLYFTCADWHDEDKATAHYLMSLYPQQAEYIPLEKIVVEKEDVRTPRGERIDFLYRLYPLEYFLEEEGPTGEQIGEQLLVHIMNDKIKVINPPSSLLMQSKAILAFITEKKKEWYTSSEQAVIEKYFLPTYETAHSMQSYVKKPVLGREGGGIQIVSEGQVLDEDVEYYQDQRVVFQQYFPMPNQTIDTWDGPYSGKLLIGSHVINGEPSGLFFRVGGLITGNLSMFVAYTTG, from the coding sequence ATGCTTCCATACAAATCATTAACCGAACCATTTGAACCTAGTGCTTACTTAAAAAGGTGGGAAGAGCTCGAGCGGAAAGTAGCGGCGAAAGGCTTTACTTGGGCTAGTCTATATGAAAACTATGAGGATAACCAGTACATGAGTGATTCATTACTCATTGTTCCACCATCACTTGTTCGCGAGTTAGAGAACGCATCAAGAGCCGTCCATGATATTTTTCGAAAAACCTACGAACAGATGTCAAAGGACCGTTCGATTGTTCATAAAACAGGTATCTCTGTTTTTCTTTGGGATCTTTTATTTAAAGGGGGAAAATCGGCGTTTTCTTATTTTACAAGATATGATTTCATTGCTTCCGCAGGTGGCTTAAAGGTCATAGAGGGCAACACCGATACCCCCGTCGGGATCGTGGAAGCAGCGATTGCACAGGACATCATTTGTAAGGAGCACAAAAGTGTAAATCCGAATGAACGAATTGCAGCTAACATCAAAAATGCCTGGGATCAAATCATTCGCGATTATAACATCGCCAGCTCGGATACCCTTTATTTCACCTGCGCAGACTGGCACGATGAGGATAAAGCGACCGCTCACTATTTAATGAGTCTCTACCCACAACAAGCAGAGTACATACCACTTGAGAAAATAGTCGTTGAAAAAGAAGACGTCCGAACACCAAGGGGAGAACGAATTGACTTTTTGTACCGCCTATATCCTCTTGAATATTTTCTAGAAGAGGAAGGACCAACAGGAGAACAAATTGGCGAGCAGCTCCTTGTCCACATCATGAACGATAAAATCAAAGTGATTAATCCCCCATCCAGTTTACTGATGCAGTCAAAAGCGATCCTTGCTTTCATAACGGAAAAGAAAAAAGAGTGGTATACAAGTTCCGAACAAGCGGTGATTGAGAAATACTTTTTACCAACTTACGAGACAGCCCATTCGATGCAATCTTATGTGAAAAAACCAGTGCTTGGCCGTGAAGGCGGCGGCATCCAGATTGTCTCTGAAGGTCAAGTGCTAGACGAGGACGTCGAGTATTACCAAGATCAGCGCGTCGTCTTTCAACAATACTTCCCAATGCCCAACCAAACCATTGATACATGGGACGGACCTTACAGTGGAAAATTATTAATCGGCTCCCATGTGATTAACGGCGAACCGAGCGGCCTTTTTTTCCGAGTCGGCGGCTTGATTACGGGAAACCTCTCCATGTTTGTTGCGTATACAACTGGCTGA
- a CDS encoding MFS transporter — translation MDRQNTRFRWIVFASVLFTYLLMSSQRTAPGLITDQIMFDFNVTATTIGLLTSIQFFVYTGLQIPMGFLADRYGPNFFLIMGAMLTGIGTIIYSLGTHEYILFIARILIGVGDATIWVNMVLILSHWFNAKEFTRLIGVTAMTGSLGFLLATVPFAFWIDLLGWRPAFFSAGLLLCLCGILLYFVLIKKPKQAVFIKKERQREKTWVLLRRIFSNRQAWALFLCHFGIVGTYVGFISSWGVPFGMNVYGMTLQDASQLMMIGLIGALIGAPLAGWISSRLNAIKRPYIVVHLILVLSWSIFLFFHGNPPSVLLTALFFTIGLAYGANALTFAAVRQSFPIKESGIVSGFANTGGFLSAVLLPSIFGKVLDHFQAISGSVIDGYYYGFITPVVFSMIGLIGVILIKEKISYRSKVNEE, via the coding sequence TTGGACAGACAAAACACCCGATTTCGATGGATTGTATTTGCTTCTGTATTGTTTACTTATTTATTAATGTCGAGCCAACGAACTGCACCAGGTTTGATTACCGACCAAATTATGTTCGATTTTAATGTGACAGCAACAACCATTGGGTTACTGACAAGCATTCAATTTTTTGTGTACACTGGGCTGCAAATTCCGATGGGATTTTTGGCAGATCGTTATGGACCTAATTTTTTTTTAATTATGGGTGCCATGCTGACTGGTATAGGCACCATTATTTATAGTCTTGGTACGCATGAATATATCCTATTTATTGCCAGAATTTTAATAGGCGTTGGGGATGCAACCATCTGGGTCAATATGGTGTTAATATTGAGCCATTGGTTTAATGCGAAGGAATTCACAAGGTTAATTGGGGTTACAGCTATGACAGGAAGTCTAGGCTTTCTTTTAGCAACAGTTCCATTCGCATTTTGGATTGACTTACTTGGTTGGCGGCCTGCATTCTTTTCTGCGGGGCTTCTACTCTGCTTATGTGGCATTCTACTTTATTTTGTACTCATAAAAAAACCAAAACAAGCGGTATTTATAAAAAAAGAAAGACAACGGGAAAAAACGTGGGTGCTACTACGGAGAATATTTTCAAATCGTCAGGCATGGGCCTTGTTCTTATGTCACTTTGGAATTGTCGGAACGTATGTTGGATTTATCAGTTCGTGGGGAGTTCCTTTTGGAATGAATGTGTACGGAATGACACTACAGGATGCCAGTCAGCTTATGATGATTGGTCTAATCGGAGCGTTGATTGGTGCTCCATTAGCTGGATGGATTTCTAGTCGGTTAAACGCTATCAAAAGGCCATATATTGTTGTACACCTCATTCTAGTATTGAGCTGGTCGATTTTTCTTTTCTTTCACGGGAATCCGCCATCTGTCTTGTTAACAGCCCTGTTCTTTACGATTGGCCTTGCATATGGGGCAAATGCATTAACATTTGCTGCCGTTCGTCAATCTTTTCCAATAAAAGAATCAGGCATTGTCTCTGGGTTTGCGAATACAGGTGGGTTTTTAAGTGCTGTATTGCTGCCGAGTATTTTTGGAAAAGTATTGGATCATTTTCAGGCGATTTCGGGTAGTGTCATTGATGGATATTACTACGGTTTCATCACTCCAGTTGTTTTTTCTATGATAGGTTTGATCGGTGTAATTTTAATTAAGGAAAAAATCAGTTACAGAAGTAAAGTGAATGAGGAATAG
- a CDS encoding 3-ketoacyl-ACP reductase codes for MVQSIKGKTALITGSGKGIGKAVAIALAKEGVNVGLFARTEADLKRVAAEMEGLGVKVAYATGDVASLEEVERAVEALASELGSFDILINNAGTGKFGGFLDLSPDEWKNMIDVNLMGAYYVTRTVLPQLIEKNGGDIINIASTAGQKGAPVTSAYSASKFGLLGLTESLALEIRKHNIRVSALTPSTVATELAFKENLTDGNPEKVMQPEDLAEFIVAQLKLHPRVFIKSAGLWSTNP; via the coding sequence ATGGTACAATCCATTAAAGGAAAAACAGCATTGATTACTGGGAGCGGTAAAGGAATTGGCAAAGCAGTTGCTATCGCCCTTGCTAAAGAAGGGGTGAATGTCGGTCTTTTTGCTCGAACAGAGGCTGACTTAAAAAGGGTTGCAGCAGAAATGGAGGGGCTAGGAGTAAAAGTGGCTTACGCGACTGGAGATGTTGCTTCATTAGAGGAAGTGGAAAGAGCAGTTGAAGCCCTCGCGAGTGAACTGGGTTCTTTTGATATATTGATTAACAATGCAGGAACAGGAAAGTTCGGAGGCTTTCTCGATCTTTCCCCAGATGAATGGAAAAATATGATAGATGTTAACTTAATGGGCGCTTACTACGTTACGAGGACGGTTCTTCCGCAGCTTATTGAAAAAAATGGCGGAGATATTATTAATATCGCTTCCACTGCTGGTCAAAAAGGGGCACCTGTAACAAGTGCATACAGCGCCTCAAAATTCGGGCTTCTTGGCTTAACGGAGTCACTAGCACTCGAAATTCGTAAACATAATATCCGCGTTTCTGCTTTAACACCTAGTACAGTTGCAACAGAGCTTGCTTTTAAAGAGAACTTAACGGACGGTAACCCTGAAAAAGTGATGCAACCCGAGGACTTAGCTGAATTTATCGTTGCTCAGTTGAAGCTCCATCCACGTGTATTCATTAAATCAGCTGGATTGTGGTCGACCAATCCATAA
- a CDS encoding Rieske (2Fe-2S) protein, with protein MSEKVFVCSEKELKDQGVKVVKGGKHGIAVIYHDNSIYAVDNRCPHLGFPLHMGSSCDGILTCHWHHARFDLKSGGTLDPWADDVPTYPVEIKEGDVWITPEPINKQTIVKLKKRLKDGLEQNIRLVIAKAVVGLVEAGVDPKEIAKIGVEFGTKHRWNGWGSGLTILTAMINILPYLDKTGKILALYQGLVHVARESTGMGTRFLLGPLPLNEDNELPKMSQLATWYRNNIEVRDIQGAERVLLTAIKLGATTEQLSDMMMTAITDHFYMNVGHTLDFHNKAFEMLSQLQDEKQEYILTSLLPELRNASRSEEFHSWQAPVNLVKPLQKAFKALENLEINAHDQSGFENEEQILEQLLSDDPVRTVEMLMDVLQKGISPVRLARLVTLAAAERVARFHVQNEFRDWDTVLHTFTHAHAVHQALRRSTTTELTRAIFHGAMSIYLDRFLNIPSARIPAADPSSGKKEDPNVFLDLLDQQQQTDEAAKWVVNFLNNGGDVKDFFNILGHALLRENAEFHTFQMYEGAVVEHRLWEEEDSVISKRAQQTLIIAATRYLAAHAPTSRDTSHTAKIAIRLHRGEKLFEE; from the coding sequence ATGAGTGAAAAGGTGTTTGTTTGTTCGGAAAAAGAGTTGAAAGATCAAGGCGTAAAGGTGGTAAAAGGGGGAAAGCATGGGATTGCCGTTATCTATCATGATAACAGTATATACGCAGTAGATAACCGTTGTCCGCACCTCGGATTTCCATTACATATGGGGAGCAGCTGTGATGGGATTCTCACGTGCCATTGGCATCACGCACGTTTTGACTTAAAAAGCGGGGGAACGTTAGACCCTTGGGCGGACGATGTTCCTACTTATCCCGTTGAAATAAAAGAGGGGGACGTATGGATCACTCCTGAACCTATAAACAAGCAAACGATAGTCAAACTGAAGAAGAGACTTAAAGATGGTTTAGAGCAAAATATTCGCCTTGTGATTGCAAAAGCTGTGGTCGGTTTAGTAGAAGCTGGAGTAGACCCTAAAGAAATAGCAAAAATCGGAGTTGAATTTGGTACAAAACACCGTTGGAATGGCTGGGGATCAGGTCTTACGATTTTAACGGCGATGATCAATATTCTACCGTACCTCGATAAGACAGGAAAAATCCTTGCCTTATATCAAGGGCTAGTGCATGTAGCGAGAGAAAGTACAGGGATGGGGACACGATTTTTATTAGGCCCGTTACCTTTAAACGAAGATAACGAACTTCCAAAAATGTCTCAGTTAGCCACATGGTATAGAAATAATATTGAGGTTCGTGATATCCAAGGGGCGGAAAGGGTCTTGTTAACAGCTATAAAGTTAGGGGCAACGACAGAACAGCTATCCGACATGATGATGACGGCTATTACTGATCATTTTTATATGAATGTTGGTCACACCTTAGATTTCCATAACAAAGCCTTCGAAATGCTGTCGCAGTTGCAAGACGAGAAACAAGAATATATTCTCACTTCCTTATTACCAGAATTAAGGAATGCTAGTCGAAGTGAGGAATTTCATAGCTGGCAGGCCCCGGTTAATTTGGTGAAACCGTTACAGAAAGCGTTCAAGGCGTTAGAAAATCTAGAAATAAATGCACATGATCAATCAGGCTTTGAGAATGAGGAACAAATCCTAGAACAGTTATTGAGCGATGATCCTGTAAGAACAGTAGAGATGTTAATGGATGTATTACAAAAAGGGATATCACCTGTTCGTCTTGCCCGATTAGTAACGCTAGCAGCGGCGGAAAGGGTGGCCCGCTTTCATGTTCAAAACGAATTCAGAGATTGGGACACGGTGCTTCATACGTTTACGCATGCGCATGCTGTTCACCAAGCATTAAGGAGGTCAACAACAACTGAACTCACCCGCGCTATTTTTCACGGGGCGATGAGTATCTATTTAGATCGTTTTCTTAATATTCCATCGGCACGAATACCTGCAGCGGATCCATCATCGGGGAAAAAGGAAGACCCTAATGTATTTCTAGACCTCTTAGATCAACAACAACAAACAGATGAGGCCGCGAAATGGGTCGTGAATTTCTTAAACAATGGTGGAGATGTGAAGGATTTCTTTAACATCCTCGGCCATGCCTTATTAAGGGAAAATGCGGAATTCCATACGTTCCAAATGTATGAAGGGGCAGTAGTAGAGCACCGTCTTTGGGAAGAGGAAGACTCTGTGATTTCAAAGCGGGCACAGCAAACATTGATCATTGCCGCAACTCGTTATTTAGCAGCTCACGCACCAACATCGCGGGATACGTCCCATACAGCGAAAATTGCGATCAGGCTTCACCGTGGAGAAAAATTGTTTGAAGAATAA
- a CDS encoding lipase family protein, giving the protein MNLERNLILLAAVSYQANMRIHRRGKYTTPHGFHEVSSLASDEYPLAGFIIESPHEIIVAFRGTEEPIDVIADLDWIRVPYPFVDKAGMTERGFTRNYQSIRKDVIKTLRNLSSDKRLYITGHSLGGAIATLAALDIASNTPFTQPLVYTYASPRVGNPEFVKAYNQVIDHSIRVVNTNDIVPHFPPTTIPLLNISYRHVDKRFPIHFQTFSIRRNHEIEFYFKRLCNMFKTVCIDVCHKNKKLCPPSKDGIFLEFD; this is encoded by the coding sequence ATGAATCTAGAAAGGAATTTAATTTTACTGGCTGCGGTTTCCTACCAAGCTAATATGAGAATTCACCGTCGCGGTAAATATACAACTCCTCATGGTTTTCATGAAGTGTCTTCATTAGCTAGTGATGAGTATCCTTTAGCAGGGTTTATTATAGAATCGCCTCATGAGATTATTGTTGCTTTTAGAGGAACAGAAGAACCGATTGATGTGATCGCTGATTTAGATTGGATTCGAGTTCCGTACCCGTTCGTTGACAAGGCTGGGATGACGGAACGGGGGTTCACGAGAAACTATCAAAGCATACGAAAAGATGTGATCAAAACGCTGAGAAACTTATCTTCAGATAAAAGATTATATATTACAGGACATAGCCTAGGCGGTGCCATTGCTACACTTGCTGCATTAGATATTGCCTCTAATACACCTTTTACACAACCTCTTGTTTACACTTATGCATCACCTAGAGTGGGAAATCCTGAATTTGTTAAGGCTTATAATCAAGTCATTGATCATAGTATTCGAGTCGTAAACACCAACGATATAGTTCCTCATTTTCCACCTACAACTATCCCACTCCTTAATATCTCGTACCGTCATGTCGACAAAAGATTTCCTATTCATTTTCAAACATTTAGCATTCGAAGAAATCATGAAATTGAATTTTACTTTAAAAGATTATGTAACATGTTTAAAACCGTCTGTATCGATGTTTGTCACAAAAACAAAAAGCTCTGTCCTCCTTCAAAAGATGGTATTTTCCTAGAATTTGATTAA
- a CDS encoding MDR family MFS transporter, protein MAITAQDNVEATETKKPEVNPIPIVAVLLSGAFVAILSETILNVALNAIMADFGVASSTAQWLVTGYMLVIGTLIPISAYFMQRFTTRQLFITAMSLFTLGTLISGVSPIFAILLVGRLTQAVGTAIMIPLLINTILAVIPIERRGAAMGMVGLVIMFAPAIGPTVSGLIVENFTWRWLFYFILPISLASLLFGMKVLTNITETSKPKLDVLSFLLSTLGFGGIVYGFSAAGKGDASFADPLVFSFLLVGFVSLGLFCWRQLKVETPLLDIRVFRYPMFLIGVLMVMLIMMTMFAMMLVMPIYMQGALLFSAVTAGLVLLPGGLLNGAMSPIMGRLFDKFGPRPLLIPGTIILAAIVFTYRYTVPGIPVWVVVIQQAILMVAVAMIMMPANTNGLNQLPPKLYPHGTAIFNTLMQVSGAIGAALFISVMETGQQSYFNNNGIINPTAEEAIAALTFGSQQSFATGFYMALATVILALFVRRSKTS, encoded by the coding sequence ATGGCTATTACAGCCCAAGATAACGTAGAAGCTACAGAAACGAAGAAACCCGAGGTAAACCCGATTCCAATCGTTGCTGTGCTTCTTTCAGGCGCATTTGTCGCCATTTTAAGCGAAACAATTTTAAATGTTGCCTTGAATGCCATTATGGCTGATTTTGGCGTGGCATCAAGTACCGCACAATGGCTGGTCACTGGATATATGCTTGTAATTGGTACATTAATTCCGATTTCGGCTTATTTTATGCAACGCTTTACGACGCGCCAACTGTTTATTACAGCGATGTCATTATTTACATTAGGAACGCTGATCTCGGGGGTTAGCCCGATATTTGCGATACTTTTAGTTGGTCGTTTAACACAGGCAGTCGGTACCGCAATTATGATTCCACTATTGATTAACACTATTCTCGCCGTTATACCTATCGAACGCCGCGGGGCAGCAATGGGGATGGTTGGGCTTGTGATCATGTTTGCCCCAGCGATTGGTCCGACAGTGTCTGGTCTAATTGTAGAAAACTTTACTTGGCGTTGGCTATTTTATTTTATTCTTCCTATTTCGCTTGCTTCCTTATTATTTGGAATGAAAGTGTTGACGAATATTACTGAGACATCTAAACCGAAACTTGATGTGCTTTCCTTTCTCTTATCAACGCTCGGTTTTGGCGGTATCGTTTACGGCTTTAGCGCCGCTGGAAAAGGGGACGCAAGTTTTGCCGATCCGCTAGTATTTTCATTTTTACTAGTTGGTTTTGTTTCACTTGGTTTATTTTGTTGGCGCCAATTAAAGGTGGAAACACCCTTATTGGACATTCGAGTGTTCCGTTATCCGATGTTTTTAATTGGTGTCTTGATGGTCATGCTCATCATGATGACGATGTTTGCCATGATGCTGGTCATGCCAATTTATATGCAAGGAGCTCTATTATTCAGTGCTGTAACAGCAGGGCTCGTATTATTGCCAGGTGGATTATTGAACGGTGCGATGTCACCAATAATGGGACGGCTATTTGATAAATTTGGGCCCCGCCCGCTATTGATCCCTGGAACCATCATCCTTGCCGCAATTGTTTTTACGTACCGCTATACTGTACCTGGAATTCCAGTATGGGTAGTTGTTATCCAACAAGCCATCCTTATGGTTGCAGTTGCAATGATTATGATGCCTGCGAATACAAATGGATTGAACCAGCTTCCTCCAAAACTATATCCACATGGCACTGCTATTTTTAATACTTTAATGCAAGTGTCTGGTGCGATTGGAGCTGCGTTGTTTATTTCCGTCATGGAAACTGGTCAACAAAGTTATTTTAATAACAATGGGATTATTAACCCAACTGCAGAAGAGGCGATTGCTGCACTCACCTTTGGCTCCCAGCAAAGTTTTGCGACTGGTTTTTACATGGCGTTAGCGACAGTTATCCTTGCCCTATTTGTTCGTAGGAGCAAAACATCCTAA
- a CDS encoding TetR/AcrR family transcriptional regulator, producing the protein MSIQNEEQEESKRGRPLDLSRSKVILTATLELLADNGYDSLTIDAVAAKAKVGKATIYRRWASKTELVLDAARSISPFEKLEEKLNKDQGLRGQLVDMLSFIFQCDNNKYQKAMTAIHSAASSHEKLEKTLKKDFYRRHRNAIESVVKPFLRKNYTLKECELDLLADIGPALITYRNLLIGKPFNRAYVEQIVDTLMMPMMKTALMDDESHLKENK; encoded by the coding sequence ATGTCGATACAGAATGAGGAACAAGAAGAGAGCAAGCGCGGGAGACCACTGGATTTGTCCCGCAGTAAAGTGATTTTAACAGCCACTCTGGAATTGTTGGCGGATAATGGTTATGATTCGTTAACTATTGACGCTGTAGCAGCAAAGGCAAAAGTGGGAAAGGCAACGATATATCGACGTTGGGCATCGAAAACCGAACTAGTCTTGGATGCGGCTAGATCAATAAGTCCATTTGAAAAGCTGGAAGAGAAGCTGAACAAAGACCAAGGATTGCGTGGTCAATTGGTGGATATGCTTTCTTTCATTTTTCAATGTGACAATAATAAATACCAAAAGGCTATGACAGCCATTCACTCCGCTGCTTCTTCTCATGAGAAGTTAGAAAAAACACTTAAAAAAGATTTCTACAGGCGCCACCGAAATGCTATCGAATCGGTTGTAAAGCCTTTTTTAAGGAAAAATTACACCCTCAAAGAATGTGAACTAGACCTTTTGGCTGACATCGGGCCAGCATTAATCACGTATCGAAATTTGTTGATTGGAAAACCATTTAACCGTGCTTATGTAGAGCAAATCGTTGATACGTTAATGATGCCAATGATGAAAACAGCGTTAATGGACGATGAAAGCCACCTTAAGGAAAACAAATAA
- a CDS encoding DUF2200 domain-containing protein, which yields MTKHRIYTMSFASVYPHYVTKAEKKGRTKPEVDEIIRWLTGYSQEELEAQLEKQTDFETFFAESPQLNPSRALIKGVVCGVRVEDIEEPTMQEIRYLDKLIDELAKGKAMEKILRKK from the coding sequence ATGACCAAACATCGTATCTATACAATGAGTTTCGCAAGTGTCTATCCACATTATGTTACGAAGGCGGAGAAAAAAGGACGTACAAAACCAGAAGTCGATGAAATCATCCGTTGGTTGACAGGATATAGCCAGGAAGAGTTAGAAGCGCAATTGGAAAAGCAGACAGACTTTGAGACCTTCTTTGCGGAATCTCCCCAACTGAATCCTTCGAGGGCTTTGATTAAAGGTGTGGTCTGCGGTGTCCGAGTAGAAGACATCGAAGAACCAACTATGCAAGAAATTCGCTATTTAGATAAGCTTATCGATGAGTTAGCAAAAGGAAAAGCGATGGAGAAGATTTTGCGGAAAAAATAA
- a CDS encoding thioredoxin family protein produces the protein MKSEEQYFVEGTSIQQYMDEMSKLKDESLTVYQQFHLPADGFVEELQQHQLHFLIITEDWCGDAMMINPVLRKVAEAASIDMRVALRDADTDLIDRHLTNGGRAIPIILILNDEGQLIGKWGPRAPQAQQIVDEVRASLPPKDDPSFATKQKEIFASLTKRYVEDPTLWLYVYESFKETILAILKPSKSI, from the coding sequence ATGAAATCTGAAGAACAATACTTTGTAGAAGGAACATCGATTCAACAATATATGGATGAAATGAGTAAGTTAAAAGATGAGAGTTTGACTGTATATCAGCAATTCCATCTCCCTGCTGATGGATTCGTTGAAGAACTTCAGCAGCATCAACTTCATTTCTTAATAATTACCGAGGACTGGTGTGGCGATGCAATGATGATTAACCCTGTCCTTCGGAAAGTGGCGGAGGCGGCATCAATTGATATGCGAGTTGCGTTACGAGATGCAGACACCGATCTGATTGATCGTCACTTAACCAATGGCGGTCGTGCCATACCGATCATTTTAATTTTAAATGATGAAGGACAATTAATCGGAAAGTGGGGCCCTCGTGCTCCCCAAGCGCAACAAATCGTTGATGAAGTTCGAGCGTCACTACCACCTAAAGACGATCCTTCTTTTGCCACAAAACAAAAAGAAATTTTTGCTTCGTTAACAAAAAGATATGTAGAAGATCCCACTCTTTGGTTGTATGTTTATGAAAGTTTTAAAGAGACGATCTTGGCTATCCTTAAGCCCTCTAAATCGATTTAA